A stretch of the Saccharolobus caldissimus genome encodes the following:
- a CDS encoding YbhB/YbcL family Raf kinase inhibitor-like protein: MIVRTTSFKNEDFIPSKYTCDGEDISPALEWDPVPNAKTYAIIVEDPDALGGTFIHWVIYNIPTNKLLEGIPKIFKSEFGIQGVNDFGRIGYNGPCPPRTHPPHRYFFYVYALDSVLKEIKNVTADELKSMMKGHEIDKGFIMGKYKRK; the protein is encoded by the coding sequence ATGATAGTAAGAACGACGTCTTTTAAGAACGAGGATTTTATTCCATCTAAATATACTTGTGATGGGGAAGATATCTCGCCAGCATTAGAATGGGACCCCGTTCCTAATGCTAAAACTTACGCTATAATCGTAGAAGATCCGGATGCACTTGGAGGGACATTTATACATTGGGTAATATATAACATACCTACTAATAAGTTATTAGAAGGTATTCCTAAAATTTTTAAATCAGAATTCGGTATTCAAGGTGTTAACGATTTTGGCAGAATTGGTTATAATGGTCCATGTCCTCCTAGAACTCACCCTCCACATAGATATTTCTTTTACGTTTACGCCTTAGATTCGGTTTTAAAAGAGATTAAGAATGTAACTGCAGACGAATTGAAGTCTATGATGAAAGGTCATGAAATAGATAAAGGGTTTATTATGGGTAAATATAAGAGAAAATAA
- a CDS encoding amidase has translation MKLEELNSKYNAFITLHEIKGNEKGKLEGITFGIKDVILTKGVRTTAGSKILENYIPTKNAYVVDVILREGGKILGKTNTHEFALGATNTSSIAGPSKNPIDPERISGGSSGGSAVAVGLDIVKVGIGTDTGGSVRVPAALCGVIGFKPTTGLIPTDGIIPFSWSLDTIGIIAKDIELIRHVFKVILPNDRRLVVVSKLRSRPKLGLFLFEDNEISKELLKSIDKISSYFDLIEIDLPLLRRYGNRVRRIIGLAEAASYHKDWLSLYADKYFKDTYNLLIEGSKILATDYIEALRYRRLLLDEYVRIFKKVDFILSPTTKIIAPKISEVIGNELRFRDLLISNTELFNVVGAPSISLPFSKINGLPVGLMISGEPYKDGDLLEVSKNIFDIIKGKMFS, from the coding sequence ATGAAATTAGAAGAATTAAATTCAAAGTATAATGCGTTTATTACACTTCATGAAATAAAGGGAAATGAAAAAGGTAAGTTAGAGGGTATTACATTTGGTATAAAGGACGTAATCTTGACTAAGGGTGTGAGAACTACTGCTGGTTCCAAAATTTTAGAGAATTATATTCCAACTAAAAACGCATATGTTGTGGATGTGATATTAAGAGAAGGTGGAAAGATTTTAGGAAAGACAAATACTCATGAATTTGCATTAGGTGCTACTAATACATCGAGTATAGCTGGTCCGTCTAAAAATCCCATTGATCCAGAAAGAATTAGTGGTGGTTCCAGTGGTGGGTCAGCAGTTGCAGTAGGGCTAGATATTGTTAAGGTAGGCATTGGCACTGATACTGGTGGGTCTGTTAGAGTTCCTGCTGCATTATGTGGTGTAATAGGTTTTAAGCCTACTACTGGATTAATTCCTACAGATGGTATTATACCATTTAGCTGGTCATTAGACACTATTGGTATAATTGCAAAAGATATAGAACTTATACGTCATGTTTTTAAGGTAATTTTGCCTAATGACAGGAGATTGGTCGTAGTGTCCAAGTTGCGTAGCAGGCCTAAGTTAGGACTTTTCTTATTTGAGGATAATGAGATATCTAAGGAATTGTTAAAATCAATTGATAAAATATCGTCATATTTTGATCTGATTGAGATAGATCTCCCACTTTTAAGGAGATATGGAAACAGAGTTAGGAGGATTATTGGTTTAGCTGAAGCAGCTTCATATCATAAGGATTGGTTATCCTTATATGCTGATAAATACTTTAAGGATACTTATAACTTACTTATTGAAGGTTCTAAGATTTTAGCAACTGATTACATAGAAGCATTAAGATATAGAAGATTATTACTAGACGAATATGTACGTATTTTCAAGAAAGTTGATTTTATATTATCACCTACTACCAAGATTATAGCACCTAAGATTTCTGAAGTTATAGGTAATGAATTGCGATTTAGAGACTTATTAATATCTAACACGGAACTATTTAATGTTGTAGGTGCTCCTTCAATAAGTTTACCTTTTTCAAAAATAAATGGACTTCCGGTAGGTTTAATGATAAGCGGAGAGCCATATAAAGATGGAGATTTATTGGAAGTTTCAAAAAATATTTTTGATATTATTAAAGGTAAAATGTTTAGCTAA
- a CDS encoding acryloyl-coenzyme A reductase, which translates to MKAVIVPGKKQGYRLEEVPDPKPNKDEVIIRVNRAALCYRDLLQLEGYYPRMKYPVILGHEVVGTIEEIGENVKGFKEGDKVISLLYAPDGTCKYCKIGEEAYCHSRLGYSEELDGFFAEKAKLKVTSLVKVDSNVPDEGAVLVPCVTGMIYRGLRRANLQEGETVLVTGASGGVGIHAIQVAKALGAKVIGVTTSEEKVSIIKKFADYVIVGAKFSEEAKKIDDINVVIDTVGTPTIEESLKSLWMGGRLLQIGNVDPSQIYQLRLGYIILKDIKIIGHATATKKDAEGVLKLTASGKITPVIAGTVSLDEIDKGFEMLKDKKKVGKVLVKP; encoded by the coding sequence ATGAAAGCCGTAATAGTTCCAGGGAAAAAGCAGGGTTATAGGTTAGAAGAAGTACCAGATCCAAAACCCAATAAAGATGAAGTTATCATCAGAGTAAATAGAGCAGCACTATGCTATAGAGATCTACTACAACTTGAAGGATACTATCCTAGAATGAAATACCCAGTGATCCTAGGTCACGAAGTAGTTGGCACTATAGAAGAAATAGGAGAAAACGTGAAAGGATTTAAAGAAGGAGATAAAGTAATATCTCTCTTATATGCTCCAGATGGTACTTGTAAATACTGTAAAATTGGAGAAGAAGCATATTGTCATTCAAGATTAGGATACTCTGAAGAACTTGACGGATTTTTTGCAGAAAAAGCTAAGTTAAAGGTTACAAGCCTAGTAAAGGTAGATAGTAATGTGCCCGATGAGGGAGCTGTGTTAGTTCCTTGTGTAACTGGGATGATTTATAGAGGATTAAGAAGAGCTAATCTACAAGAAGGAGAGACGGTTCTAGTAACAGGAGCTAGTGGAGGAGTTGGAATACATGCAATCCAGGTAGCTAAGGCATTAGGTGCTAAAGTAATAGGAGTGACTACATCAGAAGAAAAAGTAAGCATCATAAAGAAATTCGCAGACTACGTAATAGTAGGGGCTAAATTCTCTGAAGAAGCTAAAAAAATAGATGATATAAATGTAGTAATAGATACTGTAGGCACTCCAACTATAGAAGAAAGTCTAAAAAGCTTATGGATGGGTGGAAGATTACTTCAAATAGGTAACGTAGACCCTTCACAAATATATCAACTAAGATTAGGCTATATAATCTTAAAGGACATAAAAATAATAGGACACGCTACAGCTACAAAGAAAGACGCTGAAGGAGTGTTAAAACTTACTGCAAGCGGAAAAATAACACCAGTCATAGCTGGGACTGTAAGTTTAGACGAAATAGATAAAGGGTTTGAAATGTTAAAGGATAAGAAGAAAGTAGGCAAGGTATTAGTAAAGCCTTAA
- a CDS encoding replication factor C large subunit, translating to MIQWFLKYRPRSLEEVENQEDAKKELKEWIESWLKGKPIVNAVLLYGPPGVGKTTLAEALAHDYKLELLEMNASDSRRLQDIKNIAEKAATYGSLFGIRGKLILLDEVDGINTREDVGAIQGILELIDKTKYPIIMTANDPWDPSLRDLRNKVKMIALNKLGKYSLRRILKKICQAERINCEDEALDYIIESSEGDARYAINMLQGVGEGYGKVTLDLIKSIVRRKERELDPFETLRDIFWAKYAWQAKSAATSAQIDYDMLMRWLSENIPIQYENMEDVWRAFDALARASIYLKRAKTGDWDLLSYAYDMMSSGVALAEIEKKKPNWKPKWKKYQFPSYIQMLSKSKDIRNIRDEIVKKISIHTSINKSINDTYPYFLIFFKKYEKQLKLNQKEKEYLNSITKS from the coding sequence ATGATTCAATGGTTTTTAAAATACAGACCTCGTTCTTTAGAAGAAGTTGAGAATCAAGAGGATGCTAAAAAAGAATTGAAAGAGTGGATAGAATCCTGGCTTAAAGGTAAACCTATTGTAAACGCTGTATTATTATATGGTCCTCCTGGAGTAGGCAAAACTACCTTAGCAGAAGCCTTAGCACACGATTATAAGCTAGAATTATTAGAGATGAATGCTAGTGATTCGAGAAGATTACAAGATATAAAAAATATAGCCGAAAAAGCAGCTACTTATGGTAGTCTTTTTGGTATTCGTGGTAAGTTAATCTTGCTGGATGAAGTAGATGGAATAAATACACGAGAAGACGTTGGTGCTATTCAAGGGATTTTAGAATTAATAGATAAAACTAAATATCCTATAATAATGACTGCAAATGATCCATGGGATCCCTCTCTTAGGGATTTAAGAAATAAGGTAAAGATGATAGCACTAAATAAACTGGGAAAGTATTCTTTAAGGAGAATTTTGAAAAAAATTTGTCAAGCTGAAAGGATAAATTGTGAGGATGAGGCGTTAGACTATATAATTGAGAGTAGTGAAGGAGATGCTAGATATGCGATTAATATGCTTCAAGGAGTTGGGGAAGGTTACGGTAAAGTAACGTTAGATTTAATTAAGTCAATAGTTAGGAGAAAAGAACGTGAGTTAGATCCCTTTGAGACATTAAGAGATATATTTTGGGCTAAATATGCGTGGCAAGCTAAGAGTGCAGCTACCAGTGCACAGATAGATTACGATATGTTAATGCGATGGTTATCTGAGAATATTCCTATTCAGTATGAAAACATGGAAGATGTGTGGAGGGCTTTTGATGCATTAGCTAGAGCTTCAATTTACCTAAAGAGAGCTAAGACAGGCGATTGGGATTTATTGTCATATGCTTACGATATGATGAGTTCTGGTGTTGCGTTAGCTGAAATAGAAAAGAAGAAACCTAATTGGAAACCTAAGTGGAAAAAGTATCAATTTCCATCGTATATACAAATGTTATCTAAGAGTAAGGATATAAGAAATATCAGAGATGAGATTGTTAAGAAAATTAGTATACATACATCGATTAATAAATCTATAAATGATACTTATCCATATTTTCTTATCTTCTTTAAAAAATATGAGAAGCAATTAAAGTTAAATCAAAAAGAAAAAGAGTATCTTAATTCAATAACTAAATCCTAA
- a CDS encoding replication factor C small subunit — MVEKIEEILWAEKYRPRTLDDIVNQKEIVERLKKFVKEKNMPHLLFAGPPGTGKTTAALALVHDLYGDNYEQYFLELNASDERGIDVIRSKVKEFARTVTPGNVPFKVVLLDEADNMTADAQQALRRTMELYTESTRFILACNYLSKIIEPIQSRTALFRFYPLKKEDVVNRLLYIVKNEKVDYDQKALETIYDITLGDMRKSINILQAAAAYGKITVEAVYKVLGLAQPKEIREMVNLALQGKFMQAREKLRTLLVTYGLSGEDIIKQIHRELTSSELQISEELRVLLLDYVGETEFRIIEGADDEIQLTALLAKLAIYGNKYLSDSK, encoded by the coding sequence ATGGTAGAAAAAATAGAGGAGATTCTTTGGGCAGAAAAATATAGACCTAGAACTCTTGATGATATAGTAAATCAAAAGGAAATCGTAGAGAGATTAAAGAAATTCGTTAAAGAAAAAAATATGCCACACTTACTTTTTGCAGGTCCTCCAGGAACTGGTAAAACTACAGCTGCTTTAGCGTTAGTTCATGATTTATACGGTGATAATTATGAACAGTACTTTCTAGAGCTTAATGCTAGTGATGAAAGGGGAATTGATGTGATTAGAAGTAAGGTGAAGGAATTTGCGAGAACTGTCACTCCTGGAAATGTCCCCTTTAAAGTAGTTTTATTAGACGAAGCAGATAATATGACTGCAGATGCTCAACAAGCCTTAAGAAGGACTATGGAGCTTTATACAGAAAGTACAAGATTTATTTTAGCATGTAATTATCTTAGTAAAATAATTGAACCAATACAATCGAGAACAGCACTTTTTAGATTTTATCCTTTAAAGAAAGAAGATGTGGTAAATAGATTACTATATATAGTTAAAAACGAAAAAGTAGATTATGATCAGAAAGCATTGGAAACTATATATGATATAACATTAGGTGATATGAGGAAAAGTATAAATATACTTCAAGCTGCTGCAGCTTATGGTAAGATAACTGTAGAGGCTGTATATAAGGTTCTTGGTTTAGCTCAACCTAAAGAGATTAGGGAGATGGTAAATTTAGCATTGCAAGGTAAGTTCATGCAGGCTAGAGAAAAATTACGAACACTGTTAGTAACTTATGGATTATCTGGAGAGGATATAATAAAACAAATACATAGGGAACTTACATCTTCTGAGCTTCAGATAAGTGAAGAGCTAAGAGTTTTATTGCTAGATTATGTAGGTGAAACTGAGTTTAGAATTATAGAAGGAGCAGACGATGAAATTCAGCTTACAGCCCTATTAGCGAAACTTGCAATATATGGTAATAAATACTTGAGTGATAGTAAATGA
- the psmB gene encoding archaeal proteasome endopeptidase complex subunit beta, whose translation MLIAGNGLRLEDKILKGTTTVGIKVNSGVVLAADRRASAGFFVANKMVRKVLYITDKIAITTAGSVADLQFIYEILKNIYHYNLITRYGPISIKGIATRLANILSASKYFPYLVQILIGGYDDQPRLFNLDYLGDITEENYVATGSGSPVAMGVLEDEYNENMTLDEAVDLAKRAVFSAIKRDSFTGTGVIVTKIDSKGHEEFEFYLKKV comes from the coding sequence ATTTTGATAGCGGGGAATGGTTTGCGACTAGAAGATAAAATACTTAAGGGTACTACTACAGTTGGTATAAAGGTTAATAGTGGAGTAGTCCTTGCTGCTGATAGGAGAGCTAGTGCAGGGTTCTTTGTTGCCAACAAAATGGTAAGAAAGGTTTTATATATAACGGATAAAATAGCCATAACTACTGCCGGTAGTGTTGCTGATCTTCAATTCATTTATGAAATATTGAAAAATATATATCATTATAATTTAATTACAAGATATGGTCCTATTTCCATTAAAGGTATTGCTACTCGATTAGCTAACATATTATCAGCAAGTAAGTATTTTCCCTATTTAGTTCAGATCTTAATAGGAGGATATGATGATCAACCCAGGTTATTCAATTTAGATTATCTAGGTGATATAACGGAAGAAAATTATGTAGCTACAGGTTCTGGCTCTCCAGTTGCCATGGGAGTTTTAGAGGATGAATATAATGAAAACATGACATTAGATGAAGCTGTTGATTTGGCTAAAAGAGCTGTGTTTTCTGCTATAAAGAGGGATTCATTTACTGGTACTGGTGTTATTGTTACTAAAATTGATAGTAAAGGTCATGAGGAATTCGAGTTTTACTTAAAAAAGGTATAA